Genomic DNA from Acidimicrobiales bacterium:
GATGCCGGCGACCGCCGATCCCCCCACTGACTCGACGTTGACCTGCCCGTCGACGTCGATCTCGAGCGCCGTGTTGACCGCGACCAGGGGCGGGGCGCCGGCCAGCCGGACGGGATCGTGGGTCAGCTCGAACCGGGCCACGCAGGCTCGTCCCTCGGCCCAGTCGTAGAGGCGCTCGCTCCCGCCGGCGTAGGGCGCGAGTGGGCGACCGGCCAGCAGCCCGCGGGCATCGAGGTCGACGACGGCGTCGGTGAGCATGCCGGTGTCGATCTCGACGGCCACCCCCAGCGCGTCGAGCACCGCGGTGCCGACCGCTCCGGGGCCGTACTGCACACGGGATCCGGGCGGGATGAGCGGCACGACGCGCTCGGCCACCCCCCGGTGGATGCCCGACGGCTCGCCCCAGTCGGCGACGATCGGCGGCGCGTCGCTCGACCCCACGATCACGAGTTGCTCGCTCGGCAGCACCGGGCCGTCTTCGAGCCCTGGCGCGCCCGGGCGCTCGACGGCGACGACCACGGCCCCGGCGTCGACGGCGGCTCGTTGCCACGCCGACTCGGTGGTGAACCGATGCCCGTCGCCGCTCCGCCGCACCGACGCCACCAGGACGTCAGGGCGCAACGCCCCATGGAGCAGCGCGGGCGTGGCGCCCAGGCGGCACACGACGTAGCGGGCACGGCCGTCGTCGATCGGGCCGCGCAGGCCGTAGCCGCCCATGAACGTGCGCACCGAGGCGAAGGCACCGAGGTCGAGGCGGAGGCTCCCCGACGGCACCCAGCCGAGCACGAGGTCGATGTCGTGGATCGAGTGGGCCACCCGGCTCACGTCGCCGGCGAGCGCGTTCGGCGAGCCGCAGCCATCGCCCCAGGCCAGGCGGGCGCCGGGCCGAAGGAGCTGGCGAAGGGCCGGCTCAGCCTCCATCGGCCGCGCCGGGTGCTCCAGGTGCTCGGGCAGCTCTGTCGGTGCCGTCGGTGCCGCCTGTCGCGGCCACGAGATCCGTATCCACCACGCAGGTGGCCCAGCCGCGCAAGGCCGTTCCGCCACCCTCGCGGGTGCACGTGAGCTCGAGCTCGACCGCGCGACGCACCTCGTCGCGGGCGGTGACCGACCCGGTGAACGTCAGCAGGTCGCCGGGCCAGACCTGTTCGCGGAACTGGACGCGGAGCCGGCGGACCGACCGACTGCCGAAGGCGTCGGTCAGCACCGTCGCCATGACGCCGGCGTGGAACATCCCATGTGCGAACACCGAGGGGAAGCCGGCGGACCGGGCGCTGTCGTCGATCGTGTGGTTCGGGTTGAAGTCGCCCGACGCCCCTGCGTAGCGGATGAGGTCGGTTCGCTCGACGGGACCGAAGGTCC
This window encodes:
- a CDS encoding MaoC/PaaZ C-terminal domain-containing protein, with amino-acid sequence MSITWDDLTVGDELPARTFGPVERTDLIRYAGASGDFNPNHTIDDSARSAGFPSVFAHGMFHAGVMATVLTDAFGSRSVRRLRVQFREQVWPGDLLTFTGSVTARDEVRRAVELELTCTREGGGTALRGWATCVVDTDLVAATGGTDGTDRAARAPGAPGAADGG
- a CDS encoding acetyl-CoA hydrolase/transferase C-terminal domain-containing protein; this encodes MEAEPALRQLLRPGARLAWGDGCGSPNALAGDVSRVAHSIHDIDLVLGWVPSGSLRLDLGAFASVRTFMGGYGLRGPIDDGRARYVVCRLGATPALLHGALRPDVLVASVRRSGDGHRFTTESAWQRAAVDAGAVVVAVERPGAPGLEDGPVLPSEQLVIVGSSDAPPIVADWGEPSGIHRGVAERVVPLIPPGSRVQYGPGAVGTAVLDALGVAVEIDTGMLTDAVVDLDARGLLAGRPLAPYAGGSERLYDWAEGRACVARFELTHDPVRLAGAPPLVAVNTALEIDVDGQVNVESVGGSAVAGIGGHPDYAFGAGRSIHGTSIVALPTVRGEHPTLVEQLSCPASTASHDVDMVVTELGVADLRGRDRRERRRAITALWGW